The following are from one region of the Dreissena polymorpha isolate Duluth1 chromosome 2, UMN_Dpol_1.0, whole genome shotgun sequence genome:
- the LOC127870335 gene encoding uncharacterized protein LOC127870335: MEVEVGNTGIDDTDKDIMLACFKKNAESLLSTHTNLSIVQGSFYKINRNLEETYEPRLVLYVIAKEYIPLGEDPFDKVYDGIQVDVREGMFTMFGNHADDALSNIRMGCKIQRVVNEQSYNGTLGVFFEHPEHGLCGITCAHAILTPEEHRNCIEYGLKKTWIDNHQQIVVYQPAKPHLLGHVVGIICSEGTMSNSGNDVAIIRIVDDRKPVNGKWPQPKSDAKELEFEYTSGRVFISKTYAGICYKFGGTTEYTEGRIANIGLNVTREIRIRDKDRKFNNLIEVKQLKQVCKRRRFWISCIRKRW, translated from the exons ATGGAAGTCGAAGTGGGAAATACTGGAATAGATGACACAGATAAAGACATTATGCTCGCTTGCTTCAAGAAAAATGCGGAAAGTTTGTTGTCAACACATACAAATTTAAGCATTGTTCAGGGAAGCTTCTACAAAATTAACAGAAATTTGGAGGAAACTTACGAACCACGACTTGTTTTATACGTCATTGCAAAAGAATATATCCCACTGGGAGAAGACCCGTTTGATAAAGTGTACGATGGCATACAAGTAGATGTTCGCGAAGGAATGTTTACCATGTTTGGAAATCATGCAGATGATGCACTCAGTAATATTCGAATGGGGTGTAAAATTCAAAGGGTGGTAAATGAACAATCTTACAATGGAACACTCGGTGTATTTTTTGAACATCCGGAGCACGGTTTGTGTGGGATTACATGTGCGCACGCCATTCTTACTCCAGAAGAACATCGAAATTGTATCGAATATGGTCTGAAGAAAACATGGATTGACAACCATCAACAAATAGTCGTATATCAACCTGCAAAGCCACATTTGTTGGGTCATGTTGTGGGTATCATTTGCTCTGAAGGCACAATGTCAAATTCAGGAAACGACGTCGCAATCATACGAATAGTAGACGATCGTAAGCCTGTGAATGGGAAATGGCCACAACCTAAAAGCGATGCAAAGGAACTAG AGTTTGAATATACATCTGGGAGAGTATTCATATCCAAAACATACGCGGGCATTTGCTACAAGTTCGGTGGAACAACTGAATATACCGAAGGAAGAATTGCAAATATTGGGTTGAATGTAACACGGGAAATTCGAATACGTGATAAAGATAGAAAGTTTAATAACCTTATTGAAGTAAAGCAGCTAAAACAAGTTTGCAAACGCAGGCGATTCTGGATCTCCTGTATTCGTAAAAGATGGTGA